The following are from one region of the Rhodopirellula sp. P2 genome:
- a CDS encoding alkaline phosphatase D family protein → MNLSKLHPFLLLGSFWLVTFANCDAAKANDVVGPLVGAVESTSAHLLYRAAESEQSLQLSVVLDGEVIQEVSAVGRKEDDFVAKFQVASLQPDTLYHYQIVNEKTGETLVEADDQHSFRTANLARRGERVSVGFVSCVDIEPNGIWKEMQGLDLDTVCLMGDTPYIDSTDLKKVRARHREFLQMPDLAALSAKTSTVGTWDDHDFGLNNGNGHNLMEGKVDTRRGFVNYRAHSQFGNGQEGVYHRVDLGMIEVFFLDPRYFSQTEPSPVDPTQPTCFGAEQWEWLLTGLRESKAPFKVLAQGAIWEDKKNRETDDMFTYWYERDALFDVIESERIEGVVLLGGDIHVARHLIHPQRVGYDLHDFVISPGHDHTITTLDVYHPSLEWSLVEGWQFLTLTADGTQDEPTLTAEYRQPDGVVNRQVKIPLASLKADDSSKADTELRAHWSFDGDLKNQSVLGRRIDAVAVNDAQVVAEDGVSGGALKLDRSREQFVRVPRSFLDDNSTHHTVSLWFKPTSLPAHGTSERHFLIESTAEGTESAKSAWHLSLGMRSTEDADQVNLQMYTHTLQPASETGAAPTARSQGGFDTFIDRDALLDRWNHLVMVFDSKSLSLILNDAPIAKHPLPIPGPASEFGGLVIGGHRAGTGRNFDGWMDEVSIWQGKMPAETK, encoded by the coding sequence ATGAACCTCTCAAAACTTCATCCATTCTTATTACTCGGCTCGTTTTGGCTGGTCACGTTCGCGAACTGCGATGCGGCGAAAGCCAACGACGTCGTCGGTCCGCTGGTCGGAGCGGTCGAGAGCACTTCTGCCCATCTGCTGTATCGGGCGGCTGAGTCCGAACAGTCGTTGCAGTTGTCGGTTGTCTTGGATGGGGAGGTGATCCAGGAAGTCAGCGCCGTCGGACGGAAGGAAGATGACTTCGTGGCCAAGTTTCAAGTCGCGAGTCTCCAACCAGACACCCTGTACCACTACCAAATTGTGAACGAAAAGACGGGGGAGACGTTGGTGGAAGCCGACGACCAGCATTCGTTTCGAACCGCCAATCTGGCTCGTCGTGGAGAGCGAGTTTCCGTTGGCTTCGTTTCCTGTGTCGACATTGAACCCAACGGCATTTGGAAAGAAATGCAGGGACTGGACCTCGACACCGTGTGCCTGATGGGCGACACCCCTTATATCGATAGCACTGATCTGAAGAAGGTGCGGGCCAGGCATCGCGAATTCCTGCAGATGCCCGACTTGGCTGCTCTATCGGCCAAGACATCCACCGTTGGCACTTGGGACGATCACGACTTTGGCCTCAACAACGGCAACGGTCACAATCTGATGGAAGGCAAAGTCGACACCCGCCGCGGGTTCGTGAACTATCGAGCTCATTCGCAGTTCGGCAATGGCCAGGAAGGCGTTTACCATCGTGTCGACTTAGGCATGATCGAAGTCTTCTTTCTCGATCCACGCTACTTTTCGCAAACGGAGCCCTCGCCTGTCGACCCAACTCAACCGACCTGCTTCGGGGCGGAGCAATGGGAATGGTTGCTAACCGGTTTGCGTGAGTCCAAGGCTCCCTTCAAAGTCCTCGCTCAAGGTGCGATTTGGGAGGACAAAAAGAACCGCGAAACAGATGACATGTTCACCTATTGGTATGAACGCGACGCGTTGTTCGATGTGATCGAGAGCGAGAGGATCGAAGGTGTTGTGCTGCTGGGAGGTGACATCCACGTTGCCCGGCATTTGATTCATCCTCAACGTGTCGGGTATGACCTGCATGACTTTGTGATTTCACCAGGACACGACCACACGATCACCACGTTGGACGTTTACCATCCGTCACTGGAATGGTCGTTGGTGGAAGGATGGCAGTTCCTCACCCTGACTGCGGATGGGACACAAGACGAACCCACTTTGACGGCTGAGTACCGTCAACCGGATGGCGTGGTGAACCGTCAAGTCAAAATCCCACTGGCATCGTTGAAGGCTGACGATTCATCCAAAGCGGACACTGAATTGAGAGCCCACTGGTCATTCGACGGTGACTTGAAGAACCAATCCGTTCTCGGACGCCGCATCGATGCGGTCGCCGTGAACGACGCCCAAGTGGTTGCCGAGGATGGAGTTTCTGGCGGTGCTTTGAAACTCGACCGTTCGCGGGAACAATTTGTGCGTGTTCCCCGCAGTTTTTTGGATGACAACTCGACCCACCACACCGTTTCACTTTGGTTCAAACCGACCAGCCTGCCAGCACACGGCACGTCTGAACGACACTTTCTCATCGAGAGCACAGCGGAAGGAACCGAGTCTGCAAAATCCGCTTGGCATTTGTCACTGGGGATGCGTTCGACGGAGGACGCCGATCAGGTGAACTTGCAGATGTACACGCACACGTTGCAGCCCGCCTCCGAAACCGGGGCCGCTCCGACTGCCAGGTCGCAGGGCGGTTTTGATACCTTCATTGATCGTGACGCTTTGCTTGATCGTTGGAATCACTTGGTGATGGTTTTCGATTCCAAATCGCTCTCGCTGATTCTGAACGACGCCCCGATCGCCAAACATCCCCTGCCAATTCCCGGTCCAGCGTCCGAGTTCGGCGGATTGGTGATCGGAGGGCATCGTGCAGGAACGGGCCGTAACTTCGACGGTTGGATGGATGAAGTCTCCATTTGGCAAGGCAAGATGCCGGCTGAAACCAAATGA
- a CDS encoding PA4780 family RIO1-like protein kinase has translation MKVPKRIQPLIEDGLVDQVLGSLMSGKEAQVFLVRCGDEVRCAKVYKDVAKRSFKNAVQYQEGRKIRNSRRQRAIDKRSKFGRDQQEDVWQRAEVDALIKLFQAGVRVPKSYGFFDGVLLMELIGDGEGGVAPRLNDITMSAEQAVREHAVMMTYVLRMLCAGLVHGDLSEFNVLQEESGPVIIDFPQVINASGNNNAKTMLQRDVRNITQYYAQYAPELAETHYAEEMWELHEKSELDPDIKLTGRFKFSTKSADVNSVITMIDLAYEDELDRQNRSENG, from the coding sequence TTGAAAGTCCCCAAACGCATTCAACCTCTGATCGAAGACGGGCTCGTCGACCAAGTCTTGGGATCCCTGATGAGCGGCAAAGAGGCACAAGTGTTCCTGGTCCGTTGCGGTGACGAGGTTCGCTGCGCCAAGGTGTACAAGGACGTTGCCAAGCGAAGTTTCAAGAACGCGGTGCAGTACCAGGAAGGCCGGAAGATTCGAAACAGCCGTCGGCAGAGAGCGATCGACAAGCGTTCCAAGTTCGGTCGAGACCAACAGGAAGACGTTTGGCAACGAGCCGAAGTCGACGCCCTGATCAAACTCTTCCAGGCAGGCGTCCGCGTCCCCAAGTCCTACGGGTTCTTCGATGGCGTGTTGTTGATGGAATTGATCGGCGACGGGGAAGGCGGAGTGGCTCCGCGATTGAACGACATCACGATGTCAGCGGAACAAGCGGTCCGAGAACACGCCGTCATGATGACGTACGTGTTGCGGATGCTGTGTGCCGGATTGGTGCACGGGGATCTCTCCGAGTTCAACGTGCTGCAAGAGGAAAGCGGTCCGGTGATCATCGATTTTCCACAAGTCATCAACGCCTCGGGCAACAACAACGCCAAGACCATGTTGCAGCGAGATGTCCGAAATATCACGCAGTACTACGCCCAGTACGCACCCGAGTTAGCGGAAACGCATTACGCGGAAGAGATGTGGGAACTGCATGAGAAGAGCGAACTGGACCCCGACATCAAACTCACCGGTCGATTCAAGTTCTCCACCAAGTCCGCTGACGTCAACTCCGTCATCACAATGATCGACCTCGCCTACGAAGATGAACTCGACCGCCAAAACCGCTCGGAAAACGGCTGA
- a CDS encoding glycerophosphodiester phosphodiesterase, translated as MNQLPQFRCVLLCQLLASLMLGWNGHADDTDQLPLILAHRGGAHEYEENTMEGFQACYERGIRGFETDIRMTQDGVLVLLHDDSLDRTHDASGPVEEKLASELKSVRTKKGQSFLLLEDFLRYFQDKPGVYLELEMKTKNKDLYPDARVAEYCQKLYALAKQFKPSGSDYLFTSFDERPLGEMRKLDTDWPIAIIASQPLSEEFIERAERLQATHIACRITGTSRDLVQKAQKLGYKVNGWPGHRVEDYYLAIGLGLDVACTDIPTVIQTTKELLPTAPKQ; from the coding sequence ATGAATCAACTGCCCCAGTTCCGATGTGTTTTGTTGTGTCAACTGCTGGCCAGCCTGATGTTGGGTTGGAACGGTCACGCCGATGACACGGATCAGTTGCCGTTGATCCTGGCTCATCGCGGCGGCGCCCATGAGTACGAAGAAAACACCATGGAAGGTTTCCAGGCTTGTTACGAACGAGGCATTCGCGGCTTCGAAACGGACATCCGCATGACCCAGGATGGCGTGTTGGTTCTGTTGCACGACGACAGCCTCGACCGGACTCATGATGCCAGCGGCCCCGTTGAAGAGAAGTTGGCGTCTGAACTGAAGAGCGTGCGAACCAAGAAGGGGCAATCGTTTCTGTTGCTTGAGGATTTCCTGCGGTACTTCCAGGACAAGCCAGGCGTGTACTTGGAACTGGAGATGAAGACCAAGAACAAGGATTTGTACCCCGACGCACGGGTCGCGGAGTATTGCCAGAAGCTGTACGCGTTGGCCAAGCAGTTCAAACCGTCGGGTTCGGACTACCTGTTCACATCCTTTGACGAGCGTCCCCTGGGGGAGATGCGAAAGCTCGATACGGATTGGCCAATTGCGATCATCGCCAGCCAACCGCTGTCCGAAGAGTTCATTGAACGAGCCGAACGTCTGCAAGCCACTCACATCGCCTGCCGAATCACCGGCACCTCACGCGACCTGGTGCAGAAGGCTCAAAAGCTAGGCTACAAAGTCAACGGCTGGCCCGGTCACCGAGTCGAGGATTACTACCTCGCCATTGGATTGGGCCTCGATGTTGCGTGCACCGACATCCCCACCGTGATTCAGACAACCAAAGAGTTGCTGCCAACGGCACCGAAACAGTAG
- a CDS encoding ISAzo13 family transposase, whose amino-acid sequence MDSETPEEANLIECLEFRTAGDPDEEDIIYTDLSPQDLSERLAKMGTPVGKDAIAQWLDDAGIRRRQIRKDIPGGEHPDRDCQFERIAELVSQYETAGEPWFSIDTKAKEHLGLLYRKGRVRGNRSFEAFDHDFPSWADGALIPHGIFDPKANLGHINLGLSRDTSEFACESFRRFWNKFGHRRYPDATSILLTCDGGGSNSASKYIFKYDLERLSDAIGLPIRIAHYPPYCSKYNQIERRFFPHIGRACSGMLFDCLDTAVSLMRGAKTRTGLRTTVAVIKRVFETGRTATQDMKDNLTIVYDDLLPKWNYVANPRT is encoded by the coding sequence ATCGATTCCGAAACGCCGGAAGAAGCCAACCTGATCGAGTGCCTCGAGTTCCGTACCGCCGGAGACCCCGACGAAGAGGACATCATTTACACCGACTTGTCGCCGCAGGATCTGTCGGAGCGTCTGGCGAAGATGGGAACCCCCGTGGGCAAAGACGCGATCGCTCAGTGGCTCGATGACGCGGGAATCCGTCGACGGCAAATTCGCAAAGACATCCCTGGCGGCGAACATCCCGACCGAGACTGCCAGTTTGAACGCATCGCCGAACTGGTCTCGCAATACGAAACAGCCGGCGAGCCCTGGTTCTCGATCGACACCAAAGCGAAGGAGCATTTGGGGCTTCTGTATCGTAAGGGGCGAGTTCGCGGCAACCGTTCGTTCGAAGCGTTTGATCATGACTTTCCTTCCTGGGCCGATGGCGCTTTGATCCCACACGGGATCTTTGACCCGAAGGCCAATTTGGGGCATATCAACCTGGGACTGTCCCGCGACACAAGCGAATTTGCCTGTGAGTCGTTCAGGCGTTTTTGGAACAAGTTCGGCCACCGACGTTATCCGGACGCGACGTCGATTCTGCTGACTTGTGACGGGGGCGGCAGCAATTCAGCGAGCAAGTACATCTTCAAATACGACCTGGAGCGACTGAGTGATGCGATCGGTTTGCCGATTCGCATTGCTCACTATCCACCGTACTGTTCGAAGTACAACCAGATCGAGCGCCGCTTCTTTCCGCACATCGGACGGGCGTGCAGTGGAATGCTGTTTGATTGTCTCGACACGGCCGTGTCGCTGATGCGCGGGGCGAAGACGAGAACTGGACTGCGAACGACCGTCGCTGTCATCAAACGCGTCTTTGAAACCGGAAGGACTGCCACCCAAGATATGAAAGACAACCTAACAATCGTCTACGATGATCTTCTGCCAAAGTGGAACTATGTCGCAAATCCCAGAACATGA
- a CDS encoding IS91 family transposase, protein MPTVAEALRQFAPAYLQQHADSISVAEDKVLGAITRCRTGALGGVHYQCGGCGSDHWVGRSCGNRHCPNCGHEKTQAWIETQSAKLMPVHHFLVTFTVPREIGLVLRVHQRDGYRCLFDASSQSIRDVGAATKSLKGCQLGFFGVLHTWGRDPAVYHPHVHYVVPGGGVKLDEQGNAESWQSTPENFLFHHGTLIRVYKAKLADELRAAGLYDQVDRETWTKDFVVDIQAVGHGVPTLKYLAPYVHRVAINDSRIIDVNSETVTYQIRRKGNVVQNKEVAGEEFVGDFLQHVLPTNFMKIRHYGWMSGNSKVKVEEVKWLVWLMLGWTFWLGSGYAPQVEPLTAPMKCRLCGGIMRAIEVSYTSLSSQGIRPEHGLTYYDSG, encoded by the coding sequence ATGCCCACGGTTGCGGAGGCTCTTCGGCAATTCGCACCGGCATACCTGCAGCAACACGCCGATTCGATCTCGGTCGCCGAAGATAAAGTTCTTGGCGCGATCACTCGTTGTCGCACCGGTGCACTGGGTGGTGTTCACTACCAGTGCGGCGGTTGCGGAAGCGATCACTGGGTCGGACGTTCGTGTGGCAATCGGCACTGCCCAAACTGCGGTCACGAGAAGACGCAGGCTTGGATTGAAACGCAGTCTGCCAAGCTGATGCCGGTTCATCACTTCTTGGTCACTTTCACGGTGCCCCGGGAGATCGGCTTGGTGCTGCGCGTTCACCAACGTGACGGCTACCGATGCTTGTTCGATGCCAGCAGTCAGAGCATTCGCGATGTGGGCGCGGCAACCAAGAGCCTGAAAGGATGCCAGCTTGGATTCTTCGGCGTGCTGCACACCTGGGGCCGTGACCCGGCGGTCTATCATCCGCACGTTCACTATGTCGTTCCTGGCGGCGGAGTGAAACTGGATGAGCAAGGCAATGCCGAATCATGGCAGAGCACACCGGAGAACTTCTTGTTCCATCACGGCACGCTGATCCGCGTCTACAAAGCGAAGCTGGCCGATGAGCTTCGTGCCGCTGGGCTGTATGACCAAGTCGATCGCGAGACTTGGACGAAAGACTTCGTCGTCGACATCCAGGCGGTCGGGCACGGCGTTCCAACGCTGAAGTACCTGGCACCGTACGTTCATCGAGTCGCGATCAACGACAGCCGGATCATCGATGTCAACTCAGAAACGGTGACGTACCAAATTCGTCGCAAGGGAAACGTGGTTCAGAACAAAGAGGTTGCCGGCGAAGAGTTCGTGGGCGACTTCTTGCAGCACGTGTTGCCGACGAACTTCATGAAGATTCGTCATTACGGGTGGATGAGCGGCAACAGCAAGGTGAAGGTCGAGGAGGTGAAGTGGTTGGTGTGGCTGATGCTTGGCTGGACTTTCTGGCTGGGCAGTGGCTACGCGCCACAGGTTGAACCACTGACCGCACCGATGAAGTGTCGCCTGTGCGGCGGGATCATGCGAGCGATTGAGGTCAGCTACACATCGTTGTCGTCGCAGGGCATCCGTCCCGAGCATGGGCTGACTTACTACGACAGTGGGTAA
- a CDS encoding tyrosine-type recombinase/integrase: protein MERTRCGLLEATFQEELFAGNSSATPPEKEHNMSNSSSNNPQNAPGVHFPESLRLRLSEDLHLTGKAKRTHDGYIRAVRQLSDFAGCSPDQVTEQHVRQFFLHLKNERNFAYGSLRVAFSGIKFLFTHTCKRDWEIIKMLKLQNITTLPEVLTIDQVHELIGSATTRRMFVYFWTVYSLGLRLNEALHLQVSDIDAQRGWVHVHRGKGAKDRYVPLPTTTVRLLRSYWASHRHPRLLFPADGRNHSLAKDGVSQATTPMSETAVQGAMKQITKNLRFGKKVSIHTLRHSYATHLLEAGVGLKVIQKYLGHSSLQTTMVYLHLTDTAEANAREEIEKLFGRLPGSGE from the coding sequence GTGGAACGGACGCGTTGCGGATTGCTGGAAGCAACCTTTCAGGAGGAGCTGTTCGCTGGGAACAGCTCAGCAACTCCTCCTGAAAAGGAACACAACATGTCCAATTCTAGCTCAAACAATCCGCAAAATGCACCTGGAGTTCACTTCCCGGAAAGTCTTCGCCTGAGACTCTCCGAAGACTTGCACCTGACCGGCAAGGCCAAGCGAACTCACGATGGCTACATCCGAGCGGTCAGGCAGCTCTCCGATTTCGCCGGTTGCAGTCCCGATCAGGTGACCGAGCAGCATGTGCGGCAGTTCTTCTTGCACCTCAAAAACGAACGCAACTTTGCTTATGGATCGCTCCGGGTGGCCTTCTCAGGCATCAAATTCTTGTTCACGCACACCTGCAAGCGTGACTGGGAAATCATCAAGATGCTCAAGCTCCAAAACATCACCACGTTGCCGGAGGTGCTGACGATCGATCAGGTTCATGAACTGATCGGCTCGGCGACCACGCGGCGAATGTTCGTCTATTTCTGGACCGTCTATTCGCTGGGACTGCGACTCAATGAAGCGCTGCATTTGCAGGTCAGTGACATCGACGCCCAGCGAGGCTGGGTCCATGTCCATCGTGGCAAGGGAGCCAAGGACCGGTATGTCCCGCTGCCGACGACGACCGTTCGACTTCTGCGAAGCTACTGGGCAAGTCACCGGCACCCACGCCTGCTGTTTCCGGCAGATGGCCGAAACCACAGCCTTGCCAAAGACGGCGTCAGTCAAGCGACGACTCCGATGAGCGAAACGGCCGTTCAAGGAGCAATGAAGCAGATCACGAAAAACCTCCGCTTTGGCAAGAAGGTCAGCATTCATACGCTGCGTCATTCCTATGCGACGCACTTGCTCGAAGCGGGCGTGGGGCTGAAGGTGATTCAAAAGTACTTGGGGCATTCGTCGCTGCAGACCACGATGGTGTACCTGCATTTGACTGATACGGCCGAGGCCAACGCTCGTGAAGAAATCGAAAAGTTGTTCGGTAGGCTACCAGGCAGCGGCGAGTAA
- a CDS encoding SMI1/KNR4 family protein: protein MDIADAIAVLLDCNEPVPKPLRLPTESDVRAVESELGVGLHPDFRRFQLEASNVRFGIREPFVALPDLMPYLSLAANAKAAWAAGVPRNCIAFCGDNGNYFFLDPAGCVGYYDHDSDSHSASKQTLADWIFEDWINDPALSDD, encoded by the coding sequence ATGGACATTGCTGACGCCATTGCTGTTTTGCTCGACTGCAATGAACCAGTGCCGAAACCTTTGCGGCTGCCGACCGAATCAGATGTCCGCGCTGTCGAAAGCGAACTTGGCGTCGGCTTGCATCCTGACTTTCGCCGGTTTCAACTGGAGGCAAGTAATGTTCGCTTCGGCATTCGAGAACCATTCGTTGCCCTACCGGATCTGATGCCCTACCTTAGCCTCGCCGCTAACGCAAAGGCGGCATGGGCTGCAGGCGTTCCTCGAAACTGCATCGCCTTCTGTGGCGACAATGGAAACTACTTCTTCCTCGACCCGGCCGGTTGTGTTGGGTACTATGACCACGACTCAGATTCACATTCGGCGTCAAAGCAAACGCTTGCTGATTGGATATTCGAAGATTGGATCAACGATCCAGCACTTTCCGACGATTGA
- a CDS encoding alpha/beta hydrolase produces the protein MRYLALLLFLTSLGCSEPVVSRSDVLDNTSGSTAVNESDPPWGGLKIQSSGISLDDADQIVVLLHGYGATDADLTPLAEYIGGDKRAFVFPAAPIPVDGGGLAWATTEQELETAHARLASLVRFASRTYPDAEIAVGGFSQGATVSSMLLSDASLPIRHLILYSPALAIDAESLGPARNIQVLLAHGRGDQVLPFDDAKRLHEMLERKGVVTNWHPFNDGHTITTEVLDATRDQLSQEGG, from the coding sequence TTGCGATACTTAGCTCTTCTCCTGTTCTTAACGTCGCTTGGATGCTCAGAGCCTGTCGTCTCTCGCAGCGATGTGCTTGATAATACGTCGGGTTCAACCGCAGTAAACGAATCTGACCCACCATGGGGTGGTCTGAAGATTCAGTCCTCAGGAATATCACTCGACGACGCCGATCAAATCGTCGTACTGCTTCATGGCTACGGCGCTACCGATGCTGATCTCACGCCACTTGCGGAATACATTGGCGGTGACAAGCGTGCATTCGTCTTTCCCGCCGCACCCATCCCTGTTGACGGTGGAGGACTCGCATGGGCGACAACCGAGCAGGAACTCGAAACCGCTCATGCTCGTCTCGCATCTCTGGTGCGTTTCGCTAGCCGGACATACCCCGATGCGGAGATAGCGGTCGGTGGATTCTCGCAGGGGGCAACTGTATCAAGTATGCTCCTGTCGGACGCAAGTCTCCCAATTCGTCACCTTATCCTCTACTCACCCGCACTTGCGATCGACGCGGAATCACTTGGCCCCGCACGCAATATCCAGGTTCTGCTTGCGCACGGCCGAGGCGACCAAGTGCTGCCGTTTGATGACGCTAAGCGGTTGCATGAAATGCTTGAACGCAAGGGAGTTGTGACTAACTGGCACCCGTTCAACGACGGACATACAATCACAACCGAAGTGCTGGACGCCACGAGAGACCAGCTATCGCAAGAGGGCGGGTAA